A genomic stretch from Methanobacterium sp. includes:
- a CDS encoding TrpB-like pyridoxal phosphate-dependent enzyme, with amino-acid sequence MYKVTLSEKEIPKKWYNIAADLPVELPAPDQTEEGKQLESLPKIFSKGVLEQEMSQDRWIKIPKEVRNVYKMMGRPSPLFRAKGLEDYLDTPAKIYYKREDYSPTGSHKLNTAIAQAYYAKKDGVERLTTETGAGQWGTALSLACSLVGLDCTVYMVNVSFTQKPYRKTIMQIYDGEVIPSPSNKTEFGRKILANDPNHPGSLGIAISEAMEDALNDDSTYYSLGSVLNHVMLHQTVIGLETKKQMEKIGEDPDVIVGCVGGGSNFAGATFPFVKDQLDGKINCKFIAAEPSSCPTLTKGEYMYDFGDTAGLTPLLKMYTLGHEFVPPSVHAGGLRYHGMSSQVSLLLHEGIIEARSVGQNDIFKSGTTFAKCEGVVPAPETCHAIKVGMDEALECKKNKEEKNIIINFSGHGMLDLKGYDDYINDNLPG; translated from the coding sequence ATGTATAAGGTTACGTTATCAGAGAAAGAAATTCCAAAAAAATGGTATAACATAGCTGCTGACTTACCAGTAGAACTTCCCGCACCAGATCAGACTGAAGAAGGAAAACAACTGGAGAGTTTGCCAAAAATATTCTCTAAAGGTGTTTTAGAGCAGGAAATGTCACAAGATCGATGGATCAAAATTCCAAAAGAAGTAAGAAACGTTTATAAGATGATGGGAAGACCAAGTCCACTATTTAGAGCCAAAGGACTTGAAGATTACTTAGATACTCCTGCAAAGATTTATTACAAGAGAGAAGATTATTCCCCAACAGGAAGTCACAAACTTAATACTGCTATTGCACAAGCATATTATGCTAAAAAAGATGGAGTAGAACGTCTTACAACAGAAACAGGTGCAGGGCAGTGGGGTACAGCGTTATCTTTAGCATGTTCTTTAGTTGGTCTTGATTGTACTGTTTACATGGTTAATGTTTCATTTACACAAAAACCTTACAGGAAAACAATTATGCAGATTTATGATGGAGAAGTTATACCCTCACCAAGTAATAAGACTGAATTTGGAAGAAAAATATTAGCTAATGACCCTAACCATCCTGGTTCCCTTGGAATTGCAATTTCTGAAGCTATGGAAGATGCATTAAATGACGATAGTACTTATTATTCACTTGGAAGTGTTTTAAACCACGTTATGTTGCATCAGACAGTTATAGGTCTTGAAACCAAAAAACAGATGGAAAAAATAGGGGAAGATCCTGATGTGATTGTTGGATGTGTAGGTGGTGGAAGTAATTTTGCTGGAGCTACATTCCCCTTTGTTAAAGACCAGCTCGATGGAAAGATTAATTGCAAGTTCATTGCAGCAGAACCTTCATCATGCCCTACTCTTACCAAAGGAGAATATATGTACGACTTTGGAGATACAGCAGGCTTAACACCGCTTCTCAAGATGTATACCCTTGGACATGAATTTGTACCTCCATCTGTGCATGCAGGAGGCTTACGTTACCATGGAATGTCATCGCAGGTATCATTGCTTTTACATGAAGGCATTATAGAGGCACGTTCCGTAGGTCAAAATGACATATTCAAGAGCGGTACCACTTTTGCTAAATGTGAAGGAGTAGTTCCAGCTCCAGAGACATGTCACGCCATAAAAGTAGGTATGGATGAAGCATTAGAATGTAAAAAGAATAAAGAAGAGAAAAACATTATAATTAACTTCTCAGGGCATGGAATGCTTGACCTTAAAGGATATGATGACTATATAAATGATAACCTTCCAGGTTAA
- a CDS encoding site-specific integrase, translating into MFETNRKITVVDEPIFQDFCIERDIRESSIKGYKYALQKYSNFTNKTLEELIDEAEEENDSSIKLRKRKITKYLRNYKLRLEELDMADKSRKQNMVLVTSFYRYFDIDLPKSNGRKSRNLRKLQTIDDLPTMDEIQRFLEYCNSTYKAIVLTGLSSGMGSAEKASLTFEHFFKAIDMFPYPETLPEIIDKAKAKGNIVLKWYIIRIKTGNPYFTFSSPESLDRIIIYLEELHHKHPEYNPKPKDRLFRSIYSNKPLKPNNMCSMFNYINRTKGFRRVDNHYVIKNHTLRKYFATTLENMKVPHLTTRKLMGHNIDSVTNTYFKTDVEILKKDYLEALDKLTTNKVQIKVIDKNQELKDEFDSLKALVLKSGNLFPEQKDLYLKEELKEQLEFDKRYANDKAFREDLLEKEREYKLNLINNGYNNAVG; encoded by the coding sequence ATGTTTGAAACAAATAGAAAAATTACAGTCGTAGACGAACCCATATTCCAAGATTTTTGTATTGAGAGAGATATAAGAGAATCAAGTATTAAAGGTTATAAATATGCTTTACAGAAATATTCAAATTTTACAAACAAGACTTTAGAAGAATTAATTGATGAAGCAGAAGAAGAAAACGACTCAAGTATAAAATTACGTAAACGTAAAATTACTAAATATTTAAGAAATTATAAATTAAGACTTGAAGAATTAGATATGGCTGATAAATCTAGGAAACAAAATATGGTTTTAGTAACATCATTCTACAGGTATTTTGATATAGATTTACCTAAATCTAATGGGAGAAAGTCCAGAAATTTACGGAAACTACAAACAATAGATGATTTGCCTACTATGGATGAAATCCAAAGATTTCTTGAATATTGTAATAGTACATATAAAGCGATAGTATTAACAGGTTTAAGCTCTGGAATGGGCAGCGCAGAAAAAGCTAGTTTGACATTTGAACACTTTTTTAAAGCAATAGATATGTTTCCTTATCCTGAAACCTTACCAGAAATTATAGATAAAGCTAAAGCAAAAGGAAATATAGTACTTAAATGGTATATTATTAGAATCAAGACAGGTAATCCATACTTTACGTTCAGTAGCCCTGAATCTTTAGATCGTATAATAATTTATTTAGAAGAGTTACATCATAAACACCCAGAATATAATCCAAAGCCTAAAGATCGATTATTCAGGAGTATATATTCAAATAAACCTCTTAAACCGAATAATATGTGTAGCATGTTTAATTATATAAATAGAACTAAGGGTTTTAGACGTGTAGATAATCACTATGTAATAAAGAATCACACCCTACGTAAATATTTTGCAACCACTCTTGAAAATATGAAAGTTCCGCACTTAACCACTAGAAAGTTAATGGGTCATAATATAGATTCAGTTACTAATACATATTTCAAAACAGATGTTGAAATTCTTAAAAAAGATTATTTAGAAGCATTAGATAAATTAACAACAAATAAGGTTCAAATAAAGGTTATAGATAAAAATCAAGAACTTAAAGATGAGTTTGATAGTTTAAAGGCACTTGTATTAAAAAGTGGCAATTTATTTCCAGAACAGAAAGATTTATATCTTAAAGAAGAGTTAAAAGAACAGTTAGAGTTTGATAAAAGATATGCTAATGATAAAGCATTTAGAGAAGATTTACTAGAAAAAGAACGAGAATACAAACTAAATTTGATAAACAATGGGTATAATAACGCTGTTGGATAA